A part of Kitasatospora acidiphila genomic DNA contains:
- a CDS encoding MobC family plasmid mobilization relaxosome protein, which translates to MPSKGEEQQNPPAAEAVRAAARRRLRQSVPRANRVCPRFSDPEWSLLQQAAGQVGLALGGYTAAAAVAAAASADPNAAVADYRRGIQELMESNRQLGAVGNNLNQLAHYVNAGGQPGTELRQLLARIEASIDAVDEAVEWLVRR; encoded by the coding sequence GTGCCGTCGAAGGGGGAGGAGCAGCAGAACCCGCCAGCTGCCGAAGCCGTCCGCGCCGCCGCCCGCCGACGCCTGCGCCAGAGCGTGCCGCGCGCCAACCGTGTCTGCCCCCGATTCAGCGATCCCGAGTGGTCCCTCCTGCAGCAGGCCGCCGGGCAGGTCGGCCTCGCCCTCGGCGGTTACACAGCTGCTGCCGCCGTGGCCGCCGCCGCGAGTGCCGACCCGAACGCCGCGGTCGCCGACTACCGGCGCGGCATCCAAGAACTCATGGAGTCCAACCGTCAGCTCGGCGCCGTCGGCAATAACCTCAACCAGCTTGCCCACTACGTCAACGCCGGCGGCCAGCCGGGCACCGAGCTCCGGCAGCTCCTGGCCCGTATCGAAGCCTCCATCGACGCGGTCGACGAGGCCGTCGAGTGGCTGGTCCGCCGGTGA
- a CDS encoding DUF2637 domain-containing protein — MTTVTTPNSAHVTAWDRAVVIALGAAGCALSFSALQQMAVAIHVRGTLTYLFPLVVDGFIAYGVRALLVLRNAPLRARAYVWTLFGSATTASLWANALHAVRLNQLHSADGGLRLGNTVVAVLSTIAPLALAGAVHLYILIARGQIDLADRPGRGDRTAGTDLGQATADADRDERPAALTGGQNGVGHSGAGRPVSHPLTEPENRPMLTPVTPVTPVTPVTPVGSVTQVTPTTSVPVSPTKPADLGGHPESTRPVTDRPEDNKPVTASQVTPATGQLVTRPVTVPPVSNRDSDRRTELDTEDLLKIARQAVKEEDKLTRKVVAQAIRGQQIPLSSDTLTQLMAQLRAQHGQPVTTDHD; from the coding sequence ATGACCACCGTCACCACACCGAACTCGGCACACGTCACCGCCTGGGACCGGGCCGTCGTCATCGCCCTCGGCGCCGCCGGCTGTGCGCTGAGCTTCTCCGCACTCCAGCAGATGGCGGTCGCCATCCATGTCCGAGGCACCCTCACCTACCTGTTCCCGCTGGTCGTGGACGGCTTCATCGCCTACGGCGTGCGCGCCCTGCTGGTGTTGCGCAACGCGCCGCTGCGGGCCCGCGCCTACGTCTGGACGCTCTTCGGCTCCGCGACGACCGCGAGCCTGTGGGCTAACGCGCTCCACGCGGTCCGGCTCAACCAACTGCACTCGGCCGACGGAGGCCTGAGGTTGGGCAACACCGTGGTAGCGGTGTTGTCCACCATTGCCCCGCTCGCGCTGGCCGGCGCCGTCCACCTCTACATCCTCATCGCCCGCGGACAGATTGACCTCGCTGACCGGCCCGGCCGCGGTGACCGAACAGCTGGCACCGACCTCGGTCAGGCCACCGCGGATGCTGACCGGGACGAGCGACCGGCTGCACTGACCGGCGGTCAGAACGGGGTCGGTCACTCCGGTGCCGGTCGGCCGGTCAGCCATCCGCTCACCGAGCCGGAGAACCGACCAATGCTGACCCCGGTCACCCCGGTCACCCCGGTCACCCCGGTCACCCCGGTCGGTTCGGTCACGCAGGTCACTCCGACCACCTCGGTCCCGGTCAGCCCGACCAAGCCCGCTGACCTGGGCGGTCACCCGGAAAGCACCCGGCCGGTCACTGACCGACCGGAAGACAACAAGCCGGTCACCGCCTCGCAGGTCACCCCCGCCACCGGTCAGCTGGTCACGCGCCCGGTCACCGTCCCGCCGGTCTCTAACCGGGACAGTGACCGCCGCACTGAGCTGGACACCGAGGACCTGCTGAAGATCGCCCGGCAGGCGGTCAAGGAGGAGGACAAGCTGACCCGCAAGGTGGTCGCCCAGGCGATCCGAGGTCAGCAGATCCCCCTGTCCAGCGACACCCTGACCCAACTGATGGCACAGCTCCGGGCCCAGCACGGTCAGCCGGTCACCACAGACCACGACTGA
- a CDS encoding WhiB family transcriptional regulator, whose translation MTTTTTGPVRHRMLGDHTWQDQAVCTPTEHNPVDPETFFPGPEEADKIATAKALCAQCPVARTCLDAALEGGDTHGIRGGLTEEEREPLHTMLAHRLDYSRVNAILAGRDIHLSNAERRAVVLAGYRQGVPVERLARLLKITPPHALKLYRETRRAIRHRQIAENATRAATIGDTVNQLNRDDFGTAA comes from the coding sequence ATGACCACCACCACGACCGGCCCTGTCCGCCACCGCATGCTCGGTGACCACACCTGGCAGGACCAGGCCGTCTGCACCCCGACCGAGCACAACCCCGTCGACCCGGAGACCTTCTTCCCCGGGCCGGAGGAAGCCGACAAGATCGCCACCGCCAAGGCACTGTGCGCCCAGTGCCCCGTCGCCCGCACCTGCCTGGACGCCGCCCTCGAAGGGGGCGACACCCACGGCATCCGGGGCGGACTCACCGAAGAGGAACGCGAACCCCTACACACCATGCTGGCGCACCGCCTTGACTACAGCCGGGTCAACGCCATCCTGGCCGGACGCGACATCCACCTCAGCAACGCCGAGCGCCGCGCGGTCGTCCTCGCCGGTTACCGCCAGGGTGTCCCGGTCGAGCGCCTCGCCCGGCTCCTCAAGATCACACCGCCGCACGCACTCAAGCTCTACCGCGAGACCCGCCGCGCGATCCGCCACCGGCAGATCGCCGAGAACGCCACCCGCGCCGCCACGATCGGCGACACCGTCAACCAGCTGAACCGCGACGACTTCGGGACGGCCGCATGA
- a CDS encoding ATP-binding protein produces the protein MRTYREPQTLADGPSVLDRMAQILAARGIDQATVDALPDEEEPYSALEALSAGMLPRYRDAVAEHPQVLAWARQVADQAVAPSTGARRQVTTGPSLLMAGVVGAGKTHEAYGAVRALVQAGIGVRWRATTAADLYAELRPGADTDAERVLAAYSRVPLLILDDLGAAKSSEFVEEQTYRLINRRYNHMLPTLITTNLPIKDLKTCLGDRVTSRLAQMTTRVSFESVDRRRLQHAA, from the coding sequence ATGCGCACCTACCGCGAGCCGCAGACCCTCGCCGATGGCCCATCGGTGCTCGACCGGATGGCCCAGATCCTCGCCGCCCGAGGCATCGACCAGGCCACGGTCGACGCCCTGCCGGACGAGGAGGAGCCCTACTCGGCCCTGGAGGCCCTGTCCGCCGGGATGCTGCCCCGCTACCGCGACGCGGTCGCCGAGCACCCGCAGGTCCTGGCGTGGGCGCGGCAGGTCGCCGACCAGGCCGTCGCCCCGAGCACGGGTGCCCGACGCCAGGTCACCACCGGCCCCAGCCTGCTGATGGCCGGAGTCGTCGGCGCCGGGAAGACCCACGAGGCATACGGCGCCGTCCGCGCCCTGGTGCAGGCCGGCATCGGGGTCCGCTGGCGAGCGACCACCGCCGCCGACCTGTACGCGGAGCTCCGACCCGGGGCTGACACCGACGCCGAACGGGTGCTCGCGGCCTACAGCCGGGTGCCGCTGCTGATCCTCGACGACCTCGGCGCCGCCAAGTCGAGTGAGTTCGTCGAGGAGCAGACGTACCGGCTGATCAACCGCCGCTACAACCACATGCTCCCGACCCTGATCACCACCAACCTGCCGATCAAGGACCTCAAGACCTGCCTTGGTGACCGCGTCACCTCACGGCTCGCCCAGATGACCACCCGGGTCAGCTTCGAGTCGGTCGACCGCAGACGCCTCCAACACGCAGCCTGA
- a CDS encoding Secondary metabolite protein, with the protein MTERSFAMRLDHLFREVHPKGRGPYSYAEVAQAIKEAEGAITASGIQQLRTGARTNPKMATIKVLADFFGVPAGYFFDDEVAERTAAEIQLAAAMRDHQIATVALRSAGLSTGSLKMVHTVIEQARALEGLPPTDDLPGIDLSE; encoded by the coding sequence ATGACCGAGAGAAGCTTCGCCATGAGGCTCGATCACCTGTTCCGGGAGGTCCACCCCAAGGGCCGGGGCCCGTACTCCTACGCCGAGGTGGCCCAGGCCATCAAGGAAGCCGAGGGCGCGATCACCGCTAGCGGGATTCAGCAGTTGCGCACAGGCGCACGCACCAATCCGAAAATGGCGACGATCAAGGTGCTGGCCGACTTCTTCGGCGTACCCGCCGGCTACTTCTTTGACGACGAGGTGGCTGAGCGCACGGCCGCCGAGATCCAGCTGGCGGCCGCGATGCGGGATCATCAGATCGCCACGGTCGCACTCCGCTCGGCTGGCCTGTCGACGGGGAGCCTCAAGATGGTGCACACCGTCATCGAGCAGGCGCGAGCCCTCGAGGGGCTGCCGCCAACCGATGATCTTCCCGGGATCGATCTGAGCGAGTAA